Proteins found in one Geomonas subterranea genomic segment:
- the nspC gene encoding carboxynorspermidine decarboxylase — MTRLAPSPAFVVDLGRLRHNLAILDEVQKRSGAKILLALKAFSMWSVFPVIAQTLHGICASSPWEARLGREEFGKEVHSFSAAFKESDVAELLTTSNHLVFNSFNQLERFRPMWERYAGQVSIGLRVNPGHSEGHTPIYDPAAPKSRLGILRSEFDGKSLSGVEGLHFHTLCEQLFEPLERTSKAFEENFGEFLPRMKWLNLGGGHHITREGYDIDALVELVCYYREKYGLEVYLEPGEAIAIGTGILVSEVLDVVRNEADIAILDVSATCHMPDILEMPYRPEIEAGFLPGEKAHDYRLGGPSCLAGDVIGDWSFDHELVPGEKLAFLDMSHYTMVKTTMFNGIQHPHICTYEPQTGELRVVRSFGYEDFKNRLS; from the coding sequence ATGACGCGGCTCGCCCCGTCGCCGGCCTTCGTGGTCGACCTGGGGCGGCTGCGCCACAACCTGGCCATACTCGACGAGGTGCAAAAGCGCAGCGGCGCCAAGATCCTTCTGGCGCTGAAGGCGTTTTCCATGTGGAGCGTCTTCCCGGTCATCGCCCAGACGCTGCACGGGATCTGCGCCAGCTCCCCCTGGGAGGCGCGCCTTGGTCGCGAGGAGTTCGGCAAGGAGGTGCACAGCTTTTCAGCCGCCTTCAAGGAAAGCGACGTGGCGGAGCTGCTCACCACCTCCAACCACCTGGTGTTCAACTCCTTCAACCAGCTGGAGCGCTTCCGCCCCATGTGGGAGCGGTACGCCGGCCAGGTGTCGATCGGTCTCCGGGTGAACCCCGGGCACTCCGAGGGTCACACGCCGATCTACGACCCGGCGGCGCCCAAGTCGCGCCTGGGCATCCTGCGCTCCGAGTTCGACGGCAAGTCGCTCTCCGGCGTGGAAGGGCTCCATTTCCACACCCTGTGCGAGCAGCTCTTCGAACCCCTGGAGCGGACCTCCAAGGCCTTCGAGGAGAATTTCGGGGAGTTCCTGCCGCGCATGAAGTGGCTGAACCTGGGGGGCGGTCACCACATCACCCGCGAGGGGTACGACATCGACGCGCTGGTGGAGCTGGTGTGCTACTACCGTGAGAAGTACGGCCTCGAGGTCTACCTGGAGCCGGGCGAGGCCATCGCCATCGGCACCGGCATCCTGGTCTCCGAGGTGCTGGACGTGGTGCGCAACGAGGCGGATATCGCCATCCTGGACGTCTCGGCCACCTGCCATATGCCCGACATCCTGGAGATGCCTTACCGCCCCGAGATAGAGGCCGGGTTCCTGCCGGGGGAGAAGGCGCACGACTACCGCCTGGGCGGGCCGTCGTGCCTTGCGGGTGACGTCATCGGCGACTGGTCCTTCGACCACGAGCTGGTCCCGGGGGAGAAGCTCGCCTTCCTGGACATGTCGCACTACACCATGGTCAAAACGACCATGTTCAACGGCATCCAACATCCGCATATCTGTACCTATGAGCCGCAGACCGGGGAATTGCGCGTCGTGCGCAGCTTCGGCTACGAAGATTTCAAGAACCGTCTGTCGTGA
- a CDS encoding saccharopine dehydrogenase family protein, which produces MSKVLIIGAGGVGGVVTHKCAQATGVITAITLASRTESKCRAIADQIEFPIGTAQVDADNVPELIALIKREQPKLVINVALPYQDLTIMDACLATGVDYLDTANYEPLDTAKFEYSWQWAYHDRFKEQGLMALLGSGFDPGVTNVYTALAAKKYLDEVHEIDIIDANAGNHGQPFATNFNPEINIREVTAPCRHWEKGDWVETAPLATKRVFDFPDGIGPMNIYRMYHEEMESLVKHIPTIKKAQFWMTFSDNYLKHLEVLQNVGMTRIDEVEFNGQKIVPLQFLKAVLPDPGSLGPLTKGRTCIGVIARGIKDGKRKQVYIYNICDHEACYREVKSQAISYTTGVPAVVGAIMMLTGKWRGEGVFNMEQFDPEAFIETLGPMGLPTVVVDGGDWAEL; this is translated from the coding sequence ATGAGCAAAGTATTGATTATCGGCGCAGGCGGTGTAGGTGGGGTAGTTACCCACAAGTGTGCCCAGGCAACCGGCGTGATCACCGCCATTACCCTCGCTTCCCGCACCGAATCCAAGTGCCGCGCCATAGCGGACCAGATAGAGTTCCCGATCGGCACCGCCCAGGTGGACGCCGACAACGTGCCCGAGCTGATCGCGCTGATCAAACGCGAGCAACCGAAGCTCGTCATCAACGTGGCGCTGCCGTACCAGGACCTGACCATCATGGACGCCTGCCTGGCGACCGGCGTGGACTACCTGGATACCGCCAACTACGAGCCGCTCGATACCGCGAAGTTCGAGTACAGCTGGCAGTGGGCCTACCATGACCGCTTCAAGGAGCAGGGGCTCATGGCACTGCTCGGCTCCGGCTTCGACCCGGGCGTCACCAACGTCTACACCGCCCTCGCGGCGAAGAAGTACCTGGACGAGGTGCACGAGATCGACATCATCGACGCCAACGCCGGCAACCACGGCCAGCCTTTCGCCACCAACTTCAACCCGGAGATCAACATCCGCGAGGTGACCGCTCCCTGCCGTCACTGGGAGAAGGGCGACTGGGTCGAGACCGCTCCGCTTGCCACCAAGCGCGTCTTCGACTTCCCGGACGGCATCGGCCCGATGAACATCTACCGCATGTACCACGAGGAGATGGAATCGCTGGTCAAGCACATCCCGACCATCAAGAAGGCGCAGTTCTGGATGACCTTCTCGGACAACTACTTAAAGCACCTCGAGGTGCTGCAGAATGTCGGCATGACCCGCATCGACGAAGTGGAGTTCAACGGACAGAAGATCGTGCCGCTGCAGTTCCTGAAAGCGGTTCTGCCGGACCCCGGCAGCCTCGGTCCGCTGACCAAGGGGCGCACCTGCATCGGCGTCATCGCCCGCGGCATCAAGGACGGCAAGCGCAAGCAGGTCTACATCTACAACATCTGCGACCACGAGGCGTGCTACCGCGAGGTGAAGAGCCAGGCCATCAGCTACACCACCGGCGTCCCCGCCGTGGTGGGCGCCATCATGATGCTGACCGGCAAGTGGCGCGGCGAAGGTGTGTTCAACATGGAGCAGTTCGATCCGGAGGCGTTCATAGAGACCCTGGGCCCCATGGGGCTCCCCACCGTGGTAGTCGACGGTGGCGACTGGGCGGAACTGTAA
- a CDS encoding LrgB family protein, whose product MNLTLFTLFVLLTLGAYLATRRLFLTYRHPLLNPVFLSTVAIIVLLQATGLTLEDYRPAKDAMTFLLGPATVALALPLYHNRQVLSKHALPVLSGVAAGSLTTMATALVAGRVLHLDDGVLLSLGPKSVTVPIAVEISRLAGGDASLTAAFVVATGMIGSIAGPTLLTLCRVQSPVARGLALGTVSHGQGTAVALLESETAGAMGGVAMAIAAVFTALVAPYYLPLFLR is encoded by the coding sequence GTGAACCTGACTCTCTTCACCCTCTTCGTGCTGCTTACCCTCGGTGCGTACCTGGCCACCCGCCGGCTCTTTCTCACCTACCGCCACCCGCTTTTGAATCCGGTCTTTCTCAGCACCGTCGCTATCATAGTGCTGCTGCAGGCGACCGGGCTCACCCTGGAGGATTACCGCCCCGCAAAGGACGCCATGACCTTCCTGTTGGGGCCGGCCACGGTGGCGCTGGCGCTTCCGCTGTATCACAACCGGCAGGTGCTGAGCAAGCACGCGCTCCCCGTGCTCTCCGGAGTCGCAGCGGGTTCCCTGACCACCATGGCCACGGCGCTTGTGGCCGGACGGGTCTTGCATCTCGACGATGGCGTGCTCCTCTCCCTGGGGCCCAAGTCGGTGACCGTGCCGATCGCGGTGGAGATCTCCCGCCTGGCCGGAGGCGATGCGAGCCTCACCGCCGCCTTCGTAGTCGCCACCGGGATGATCGGCTCCATCGCAGGCCCCACGCTGCTCACCCTGTGCCGCGTGCAGAGCCCGGTCGCGCGCGGGCTCGCCCTGGGCACGGTGTCACATGGACAGGGGACCGCCGTCGCGCTCCTGGAGAGCGAAACCGCCGGCGCCATGGGTGGGGTTGCCATGGCCATCGCCGCCGTTTTCACCGCGCTGGTGGCCCCATACTATCTGCCTCTTTTCCTGCGCTAG
- a CDS encoding CidA/LrgA family protein, producing MVTNLIKITWQTVLLWLVFRLGVYLVGALDLSLPGNVAGMLLMFALLASGVVQPAWIETGSGFLLKHFAFFFIPISVGLMSFGPLVRKSGLALLAILLLSALAGAAVTGISVQLLQRRREP from the coding sequence ATGGTGACAAACCTCATCAAGATAACCTGGCAGACCGTACTCCTGTGGCTGGTATTCCGCCTCGGCGTGTACCTGGTCGGCGCCCTCGATCTCTCCCTCCCCGGGAATGTGGCGGGGATGCTGCTCATGTTCGCCCTGCTGGCGAGCGGCGTTGTGCAACCGGCCTGGATCGAAACTGGAAGCGGGTTTCTCCTGAAGCACTTCGCCTTCTTCTTCATCCCGATCTCGGTGGGGCTCATGTCCTTCGGTCCCCTGGTGCGGAAAAGCGGTTTGGCGCTCCTCGCGATCCTGTTGTTGAGCGCGCTGGCCGGGGCAGCCGTGACCGGTATCTCGGTGCAGTTGCTGCAGCGCAGGAGGGAGCCGTGA
- a CDS encoding YceI family protein: MMRVTAARIAGFVMAAFLVAAPVLASAATWNIDPDHTSIGFKVRHLMVSNVKGVFGKVSGVVHIDDRDLAKSSVTATIDTTSIDTGVAKRDAHLKSADFLDVAKYPTMTFVSTGVTKGSGGGFKVLGNLTLHGVTRPVALEVEGLSPEVKDPMGTIRRGASASTTINRKDFGLTWNKMLEAGGVAVGDEVKINIEVEMTQAK, translated from the coding sequence ATGATGAGAGTCACAGCGGCCCGTATTGCAGGTTTCGTAATGGCAGCGTTTCTAGTAGCAGCACCGGTCCTCGCCTCGGCTGCCACCTGGAACATAGACCCCGACCACACCAGCATAGGTTTCAAGGTCCGGCACTTGATGGTTTCCAACGTCAAGGGGGTGTTTGGTAAGGTTTCCGGCGTGGTTCACATCGATGACCGCGACCTTGCCAAGTCCTCGGTGACGGCGACCATCGACACGACCTCTATCGATACCGGCGTCGCCAAACGCGATGCCCATCTCAAAAGTGCCGACTTCCTGGACGTGGCCAAGTATCCAACCATGACCTTCGTCTCCACCGGGGTAACCAAGGGGAGCGGTGGCGGTTTCAAGGTCCTGGGTAATCTCACCCTGCACGGGGTCACCAGGCCGGTGGCGCTCGAAGTCGAGGGGCTTTCGCCGGAGGTCAAGGACCCCATGGGCACCATCAGGCGCGGTGCCTCCGCAAGCACCACCATCAACAGGAAGGATTTTGGGCTCACCTGGAACAAGATGCTTGAAGCGGGGGGTGTCGCGGTCGGCGACGAGGTGAAGATCAACATCGAGGTTGAGATGACTCAGGCCAAGTAG
- a CDS encoding L-lactate permease, translating into MPWIQSYTPVAGSLAMSALVAAIPLVVIFVCLAVFKMKAHKAGPLAVASAIAIAIFVWQMPAKLAGLATLHGAAFGLFPVFYIVVTTILLYNITVKGGQFEVIRASLAGLTGDRRLQALLIAFCFGAFIEGAAGFGTPVAIAGATLVGLGFRPFYAAGVCLIANTAPVAFGAIGIPVVALAGVMGYDDAGLMKLSTMVGRQLPFISIFIPFYVIMIMAGWKKTIEVLPAIVVCGVTFAVAQWGTASYLGPYLPDVTASLLTLAALVVLLKFWQPPTVWTFDHEPEFSGKESHDYTGAEVFRAWAPYLVLTIMVLVWGIPSVKTSLDKSKVVIPIAGLDNAIVKKVSKPEDGIKKVAAVKAEAAKQAALLSPADAKQAALAVGLTELQALEDKVLAVEQGLPAGKPVVTAERLAAYDAVDKKQKDLQKIQKELVEAKSVDKAQFKALDKAVTDQLPAKVAAKFTFNFMSAAGTAILIAAIISALICGVGVGSFFQVLGKTLYDMRWPAVTVASVVGLAFVMNASGMTTSMGISFTKAGAMFPFLSPFLGMLGVFLTGSDTSSNVLFGGLQKVTAEQLGMNPLLTGAANTSGGVMGKMISPQSIAVACAATGLVGEEGNLFRFTLKHALFLTTMMGIIVALQAYVFPWMIP; encoded by the coding sequence ATGCCATGGATTCAGAGCTACACCCCCGTTGCGGGAAGCCTCGCGATGTCCGCGCTGGTTGCCGCCATACCTCTCGTCGTCATCTTCGTCTGTCTGGCCGTATTCAAGATGAAGGCCCACAAGGCCGGCCCGCTCGCGGTCGCCTCCGCAATCGCCATCGCCATCTTCGTCTGGCAGATGCCGGCCAAGCTCGCGGGGCTCGCCACCCTGCACGGCGCCGCCTTCGGCCTCTTCCCCGTCTTCTACATCGTGGTAACCACCATTCTCCTCTACAACATCACGGTCAAGGGGGGGCAGTTCGAGGTCATCCGCGCCTCGCTGGCGGGATTGACCGGTGACCGCCGCCTGCAGGCCCTGCTGATCGCCTTCTGTTTCGGCGCATTCATCGAAGGCGCTGCAGGCTTTGGCACCCCGGTGGCCATCGCAGGCGCGACCCTCGTGGGCTTGGGCTTTCGTCCCTTCTACGCTGCGGGCGTCTGTCTCATCGCCAACACCGCTCCGGTCGCCTTCGGCGCCATCGGGATCCCGGTCGTCGCGCTGGCCGGCGTCATGGGGTACGACGACGCTGGCCTCATGAAGCTTTCCACCATGGTGGGGCGGCAGCTCCCCTTCATCTCCATCTTCATCCCCTTCTACGTCATCATGATCATGGCGGGGTGGAAAAAGACCATTGAGGTGCTGCCGGCTATCGTCGTCTGCGGCGTCACCTTCGCCGTGGCACAGTGGGGCACCGCGAGCTACCTCGGCCCCTACCTCCCGGACGTAACCGCCTCGCTTTTGACCCTGGCCGCGCTGGTGGTCCTGCTCAAGTTCTGGCAGCCGCCGACAGTCTGGACCTTCGATCACGAGCCGGAGTTCAGCGGCAAGGAAAGCCACGACTACACCGGCGCCGAGGTGTTCCGCGCCTGGGCGCCCTACCTGGTGCTCACCATCATGGTGCTCGTCTGGGGCATCCCTTCGGTCAAGACCTCTCTGGACAAGAGCAAGGTCGTCATCCCCATCGCAGGCCTCGACAACGCCATTGTGAAGAAGGTCTCCAAACCGGAGGACGGCATCAAGAAGGTCGCGGCGGTCAAAGCCGAAGCAGCCAAGCAGGCGGCGCTGCTCTCCCCCGCTGACGCCAAGCAGGCCGCGCTCGCGGTCGGCCTGACCGAACTGCAGGCGCTCGAGGATAAGGTGCTGGCAGTCGAGCAGGGCCTCCCCGCGGGCAAGCCGGTAGTGACGGCCGAGCGGCTCGCCGCCTATGACGCGGTGGACAAGAAGCAGAAGGACCTGCAGAAGATCCAGAAGGAACTGGTAGAGGCGAAGTCGGTGGACAAGGCGCAGTTCAAGGCGCTGGACAAGGCTGTCACCGACCAGCTCCCGGCCAAGGTTGCGGCCAAGTTCACCTTCAACTTCATGTCCGCAGCAGGCACCGCCATCCTGATCGCTGCCATCATCTCGGCGCTCATCTGCGGCGTCGGCGTCGGCTCTTTCTTCCAGGTGCTGGGCAAGACCCTGTACGACATGCGCTGGCCCGCAGTCACCGTGGCCTCCGTAGTCGGCCTCGCCTTCGTGATGAACGCCTCGGGCATGACGACCAGCATGGGCATCTCCTTCACCAAGGCGGGCGCCATGTTCCCGTTCCTCTCTCCGTTCCTCGGTATGCTCGGCGTGTTCCTGACCGGCTCGGACACCTCCAGTAACGTCCTCTTCGGCGGCCTGCAGAAGGTGACCGCTGAGCAGCTCGGCATGAACCCGCTCCTGACCGGTGCCGCCAACACCAGCGGCGGCGTCATGGGCAAGATGATCTCACCGCAGTCCATCGCGGTCGCCTGCGCAGCTACCGGCCTCGTGGGCGAGGAAGGGAACCTGTTCCGCTTCACCCTGAAGCACGCCCTGTTCCTCACCACCATGATGGGCATCATCGTGGCGCTGCAGGCTTACGTCTTCCCCTGGATGATCCCCTGA
- a CDS encoding GSU3473 family protein → MLIQVNYADDKYDYVKDFMLESLIQSGAISSFRRTSGWVRIGVDPIRAPRRERYSGVERRHATA, encoded by the coding sequence ATGCTCATTCAGGTCAACTACGCCGACGACAAATACGACTACGTCAAAGACTTCATGCTGGAGTCTCTAATCCAGTCCGGCGCCATTTCCAGCTTCAGGCGCACGTCCGGATGGGTCCGCATCGGGGTTGACCCGATACGTGCCCCGCGCCGCGAGCGGTACAGCGGAGTCGAGAGAAGGCACGCCACTGCCTGA
- the speA gene encoding biosynthetic arginine decarboxylase — MAKWTINDSSKIYNIDNWGAELFSVNKKGNVCVHPTPNSKYSIDLKVLVDDLIKRKIKPPILLRFMNILEGRIASISRVFKNAIHDNNYPAKYQTFYPIKVNQQRQVVEAIANFGKKYNIGLEVGSKPELVAAISMVTGSNLPIICNGYKDTEFIETVLFATRVGYDITIVVEKLFELEKIVEVAKRTGITPKLGIRVKLSSKGIGKWSTSGGEDAKFGLRISEIIAAIDMLRENGMLNTVKLLHFHVGSQITKIDKIKNALIEGTRIYAEMRKLGVDLEFLDIGGGLGVDYDGSKSSYFSSVNYSLEEYANDVIYQVKNICDDAGVPCPNIISESGRATVAHYSVLITDVLNNNTQTLMPDFEFILTETEKMSPTVKKLVDIYKSIDKHSLREDYHDTIQLIQESVSLFNLGYLNMAERANAEWIYSKIIRKINSIVEKMKPIPDELQNFQLSLRQTYFANFSLFQSIPDSWAIDQLFPIVPIQRLDEKPDVLASIADITCDSDGEITSFVGENGRTKALPLHKIKGDEQYYIGFFLIGAYQEILGDMHNLFGDTNAVHITFNKKTNYKIDTVITGDATWESLKYVQYDAQEILKRVRNNLEKDVSLQKVSIEESSHFLELLDKTLQSYTYLGE, encoded by the coding sequence ATGGCTAAATGGACCATCAACGATTCCTCGAAGATCTACAACATCGATAACTGGGGCGCGGAACTCTTCTCAGTCAACAAGAAGGGCAACGTCTGCGTGCATCCGACCCCCAATTCAAAATACTCCATCGATCTCAAGGTGCTGGTCGACGACCTGATCAAGAGGAAGATCAAGCCGCCGATCCTGCTGCGCTTCATGAACATCCTGGAGGGGCGCATCGCCTCCATCAGCCGCGTGTTCAAGAACGCGATTCACGACAACAACTACCCGGCCAAGTACCAGACCTTCTACCCGATAAAGGTGAACCAGCAGCGCCAGGTGGTGGAGGCGATCGCCAACTTCGGCAAGAAGTACAACATCGGCCTCGAGGTCGGCTCCAAGCCGGAACTGGTGGCGGCCATCTCCATGGTGACCGGGAGCAACCTCCCCATCATCTGCAACGGCTACAAGGACACCGAGTTCATCGAGACCGTCCTCTTCGCCACCCGCGTCGGCTACGACATCACCATCGTGGTGGAGAAGCTCTTCGAACTGGAGAAGATCGTCGAGGTCGCCAAGCGCACCGGCATCACCCCGAAGCTCGGCATCCGCGTCAAGCTCTCCTCGAAGGGAATCGGCAAGTGGTCCACCTCCGGCGGCGAGGATGCCAAGTTCGGCCTGCGCATATCCGAGATCATCGCCGCCATCGACATGCTGCGTGAAAACGGCATGCTGAACACGGTGAAGCTGCTCCACTTCCACGTGGGGAGCCAGATCACCAAGATCGACAAGATCAAGAACGCCCTGATCGAAGGGACCAGGATCTACGCAGAGATGAGGAAACTGGGCGTCGACCTCGAGTTCCTGGACATCGGCGGGGGGTTGGGCGTCGACTACGACGGTTCCAAGTCGAGCTACTTCTCCAGCGTCAACTACTCGCTCGAGGAGTACGCCAATGACGTCATCTACCAGGTGAAGAACATCTGTGACGACGCCGGCGTACCGTGCCCGAACATCATCTCCGAGTCGGGGCGCGCCACGGTCGCGCACTACTCGGTGCTGATCACCGACGTCCTGAACAACAACACCCAGACGCTCATGCCGGACTTCGAGTTCATTCTCACCGAGACGGAGAAAATGTCCCCGACGGTCAAGAAGCTGGTCGACATCTACAAGAGCATCGACAAGCACTCTTTGCGTGAGGACTACCACGACACCATCCAGCTGATCCAGGAGTCGGTGAGCCTCTTCAACCTGGGCTACCTGAACATGGCCGAGCGCGCCAACGCGGAGTGGATCTACTCGAAGATCATCAGGAAGATCAACTCCATCGTCGAGAAGATGAAGCCGATCCCGGACGAGCTGCAGAACTTCCAGCTGAGCCTCAGGCAGACCTACTTCGCCAACTTCTCGCTGTTCCAGTCCATCCCGGACTCGTGGGCCATCGACCAGCTCTTCCCGATCGTCCCGATCCAGCGCCTGGACGAGAAGCCGGACGTCCTGGCCTCCATCGCGGACATCACCTGCGACTCCGACGGCGAGATCACCAGCTTCGTGGGGGAGAACGGCAGGACCAAGGCGCTGCCGCTGCACAAGATCAAGGGGGACGAGCAGTACTACATCGGCTTCTTCCTGATCGGCGCCTATCAGGAGATCCTGGGGGACATGCACAACCTGTTCGGCGACACCAACGCCGTGCACATCACCTTCAACAAGAAGACCAACTACAAGATCGATACGGTCATCACCGGCGACGCGACCTGGGAGAGCCTGAAGTACGTGCAGTACGACGCCCAGGAGATACTGAAGCGTGTCAGGAACAACCTGGAGAAGGACGTCTCGCTGCAGAAGGTTTCCATCGAGGAGAGCAGCCACTTCCTGGAACTCCTGGACAAGACGCTGCAGTCCTACACCTACCTCGGCGAATAG
- the ldhH gene encoding L-lactate dehydrogenase (quinone) large subunit LdhH has protein sequence MKREFKASINRALNDANLTGALGKFSEAYKVNRTKAYEGIDFEDLRGRIAEAKSGAACHLDEVAETFRMNAEALGAKVFRTRDPEEVKQYILKVARENGVKNVVKSKSMATEEIHLNQALLKEGISVAETDLGEWIIQLAGQTPSHMVMPAIHMTKEEVAEIFSKEVDERLDTDIPRLVKVARNELRPKFLAADMGISGANIAVAETGSIVLVTNEGNARLVTTLPRVHVALVGVEKLVEKFETVVPILDALPRSATAQLLTSYVSIISGPTPNDDGSLKDLHIILMDNQRTDMAKDPKFKQALQCIRCGSCLNVCPIFRLVGGHVFGKVYTGGIGTILTAWFDELKKSEEIQGLCIQCGNCTQVCPGKLDIPEMIMEIRRRLVLEKGQPLVQKAIFSVVNNRKLFHGMLRAASVAGKPFTSGKFIRHLPLFLSELTDGRSLPAIADKPFRDIHPGIEQPKGKEKAVFYAGCLIDFAYPETGVALVKLLNKAGIEVVFPEEQTCCGAPALYSGAYEVAAQNAADNIAALLEQDAQYVVSACPTCTVALAHDFAKTLEAVGRTEWLDKARILAGKTVDLATLVKRLVDQGRLSFQEGEQLGKITYHDSCHLKRTLNVSEQPRELLQQAGYELEEMFECDMCCGMGGSYSMKLPEISAPILKRKLKNIKDTGASLVAMDCPGCVLQISGGFDQDGAAVRVKHTAELLAERLKD, from the coding sequence ATGAAACGGGAATTCAAGGCATCCATCAACCGGGCTTTGAACGACGCCAACCTCACCGGCGCGTTGGGGAAGTTCTCCGAGGCCTACAAGGTGAACCGCACCAAGGCTTACGAGGGAATCGACTTCGAGGATTTGCGCGGCCGCATCGCCGAGGCCAAGTCGGGCGCGGCCTGCCACCTGGACGAAGTAGCGGAGACCTTCCGCATGAACGCGGAGGCCCTCGGCGCCAAGGTGTTCCGCACCCGCGACCCTGAAGAGGTGAAACAGTATATCCTCAAGGTCGCGCGTGAAAACGGCGTGAAGAACGTGGTGAAGTCGAAGTCGATGGCCACTGAGGAAATTCACCTGAACCAGGCCCTTTTGAAGGAGGGGATCTCAGTTGCGGAGACCGACCTCGGCGAGTGGATCATCCAGTTGGCCGGCCAGACCCCGTCCCACATGGTAATGCCGGCCATCCACATGACCAAGGAGGAGGTCGCCGAGATTTTCAGCAAGGAAGTCGATGAGCGTCTCGACACCGACATCCCGCGCCTGGTCAAGGTGGCCAGAAACGAGCTGCGGCCGAAGTTCCTCGCTGCGGACATGGGGATCTCCGGCGCGAACATCGCCGTCGCGGAAACCGGCAGCATCGTCCTTGTGACCAACGAGGGTAACGCGCGCCTCGTCACCACCCTCCCCCGCGTCCACGTGGCGCTGGTCGGGGTCGAGAAGCTGGTGGAGAAGTTCGAGACAGTGGTCCCGATCCTGGATGCGCTCCCGAGGAGCGCCACGGCGCAGCTTTTAACCAGCTACGTCTCGATCATCTCTGGCCCCACCCCCAACGACGACGGCTCGCTGAAGGACCTGCATATCATCCTGATGGACAACCAGCGCACCGACATGGCCAAGGATCCTAAATTCAAACAGGCCCTGCAGTGCATCCGCTGCGGCTCCTGTCTCAACGTCTGCCCCATCTTCCGCCTGGTGGGAGGGCACGTCTTCGGCAAGGTCTACACCGGGGGGATCGGCACCATCCTCACCGCCTGGTTCGACGAGCTGAAGAAGTCCGAGGAGATTCAGGGGCTTTGCATCCAGTGCGGCAACTGCACCCAGGTCTGTCCGGGGAAGCTGGACATACCCGAGATGATCATGGAAATCCGGCGCAGACTGGTGCTTGAAAAGGGGCAGCCCCTGGTCCAGAAAGCTATTTTCAGCGTGGTGAACAACAGGAAGCTCTTCCACGGCATGCTGCGGGCGGCATCCGTGGCCGGCAAACCCTTCACCTCAGGGAAATTCATCCGCCACCTGCCGCTCTTTCTTTCCGAGCTCACCGACGGCCGCAGCCTACCGGCCATAGCGGACAAGCCGTTCCGCGATATCCATCCCGGAATCGAGCAGCCCAAGGGGAAGGAAAAGGCGGTATTCTACGCCGGGTGCCTCATCGACTTCGCCTATCCGGAGACGGGTGTGGCGCTGGTGAAGCTGCTGAACAAGGCGGGGATCGAGGTGGTATTCCCCGAGGAGCAGACCTGCTGCGGCGCACCGGCGCTCTATAGCGGCGCCTACGAAGTCGCCGCCCAAAATGCGGCCGACAACATTGCAGCACTCCTGGAGCAGGACGCCCAGTACGTCGTTTCCGCCTGTCCCACCTGCACCGTGGCGCTCGCCCACGACTTCGCCAAGACGCTCGAGGCGGTCGGGCGGACCGAGTGGCTGGACAAGGCGCGCATACTTGCCGGGAAGACGGTCGATCTCGCCACGCTCGTCAAGCGCCTGGTGGACCAAGGGCGCCTGAGCTTCCAGGAAGGTGAACAGTTGGGCAAGATCACCTATCACGACTCCTGCCATTTGAAGAGGACGCTGAACGTATCGGAGCAGCCGCGCGAGCTGCTGCAGCAGGCGGGGTATGAGCTGGAGGAGATGTTCGAGTGCGACATGTGCTGCGGCATGGGGGGGTCCTACTCCATGAAGCTCCCCGAGATCTCGGCGCCGATCCTTAAGAGGAAACTTAAAAACATCAAGGATACCGGCGCCTCCCTCGTGGCGATGGACTGCCCCGGCTGCGTGCTGCAGATCAGCGGCGGGTTCGATCAGGATGGCGCAGCGGTGCGGGTGAAGCACACCGCGGAACTGCTGGCGGAACGGCTCAAGGATTGA
- a CDS encoding LutC/YkgG family protein, whose translation MYEQFKARAVGVGAEVHRVTTCSDAVEFVLSFLKQEGIADHPGIYAVWAQGPFLDAVGREVLRGVPGLSFEVTRERAAQAKVGISDMSFAVADTGSLVQDQAAADQRLASALTGIHIALVPTSNILADKTSLFSRINPANSRFIAFITGPSRTADIERVLTIGVHGPERLIILFVDELGGEKR comes from the coding sequence ATGTACGAGCAATTCAAGGCCAGGGCAGTCGGGGTCGGGGCGGAGGTGCACAGGGTCACCACCTGTAGTGACGCCGTCGAATTCGTCCTGTCCTTCCTGAAGCAGGAAGGTATCGCCGATCATCCCGGCATCTATGCGGTCTGGGCCCAAGGTCCTTTCCTGGATGCGGTGGGCCGGGAGGTTCTTAGGGGAGTGCCGGGGCTTAGCTTCGAGGTGACCAGGGAGCGCGCGGCGCAGGCGAAAGTAGGCATCAGCGACATGTCCTTCGCGGTCGCCGACACCGGTTCCCTGGTTCAGGACCAGGCGGCGGCTGACCAGCGCCTTGCCTCCGCGCTGACCGGCATCCACATCGCGCTTGTGCCCACCAGCAACATCCTCGCGGACAAGACATCCCTCTTTTCCCGCATCAACCCGGCCAACAGCCGCTTCATAGCCTTCATCACCGGCCCCAGCCGCACCGCCGACATCGAGCGCGTTCTGACCATCGGCGTACACGGGCCGGAGCGGCTCATCATACTGTTCGTGGACGAGCTGGGAGGGGAGAAAAGATGA